A region from the Geobacillus vulcani PSS1 genome encodes:
- the mbcS gene encoding acyl-CoA synthetase MbcS yields MRREDLIAPERYNLTSEMERHATAHPDRIALKWESEQGETKEITYGRLMARANQIGNAFLSHGLEKGDKVLVMMPRLIETYEVYIGALKAGLVVIPSSEMLRTKDLQYRLVHSEAKAVVAYAPYTDEFAPIDGIDRLTKFVIGEPRDGWIPLEDAMAGESATLEAADTSRDDMAFLSYTSGTTGNPKGVVHCHGWAYAHLRTAAKNWLCIEEGDLVWATAGPGWQKWIWSPFLSVLGSGATGFVYYGRFEPEKYLQLLEKYNINVLCCTPTEYRLMAKVPDIGRYNLSHLHSAVSAGEPLNREVIDTFAKHFGVEVRDGYGQTENTLLVGVMKGMPIKPGSMGKPTPGNRVEIIDENGEPCPPGQVGDIAVHIETPALFKYYYKDPERTAMQFRGDYYITGDKARKDEDGYFWFEGRGDDIIISAGYTIGPFEVEDALVKHPAVKECAVVASPDEVRGHVVKAFVVLRDGIDKDDPSLIPALQEHVKQLTAPYKYPRKIEFVDDLPKTASGKIRRVELREREARFAGRSS; encoded by the coding sequence ATGAGGCGGGAAGATTTGATTGCTCCCGAGCGCTACAATTTGACATCGGAAATGGAACGGCATGCGACGGCTCACCCGGATCGGATCGCATTGAAATGGGAGAGCGAGCAAGGAGAAACGAAAGAGATTACATACGGCCGTCTGATGGCGCGCGCCAACCAAATTGGAAACGCTTTCTTATCGCACGGTCTCGAAAAAGGCGATAAAGTGCTCGTCATGATGCCGCGCCTCATTGAAACATACGAAGTATATATAGGGGCGCTCAAAGCCGGGCTTGTCGTCATCCCAAGCTCGGAGATGCTGCGGACGAAAGACTTGCAATATCGGCTCGTCCATAGCGAAGCGAAAGCGGTCGTCGCGTATGCGCCGTATACGGACGAATTTGCGCCGATTGACGGCATCGACCGTTTGACGAAGTTCGTCATCGGAGAACCCCGGGACGGATGGATTCCGCTTGAAGACGCCATGGCGGGCGAGAGCGCAACGCTTGAGGCGGCGGACACCTCGCGCGACGATATGGCGTTTTTGTCGTACACGTCCGGCACAACCGGCAATCCGAAAGGAGTCGTCCATTGCCATGGCTGGGCATACGCCCATTTGCGCACCGCCGCGAAAAACTGGCTGTGCATTGAAGAGGGCGACCTTGTGTGGGCGACAGCCGGACCGGGATGGCAAAAATGGATTTGGAGTCCGTTTTTATCGGTGCTCGGCTCGGGGGCGACCGGTTTCGTCTACTACGGCCGCTTTGAGCCGGAAAAATATTTACAGCTATTAGAAAAATACAACATCAATGTGCTGTGCTGCACGCCGACGGAGTATCGTTTGATGGCGAAAGTGCCGGACATCGGCCGTTATAACCTATCCCATTTGCACAGCGCCGTGTCCGCCGGTGAGCCGCTCAACCGCGAAGTGATCGACACGTTCGCCAAGCATTTCGGCGTCGAAGTGCGCGACGGCTACGGGCAGACGGAGAACACGCTGCTTGTCGGCGTCATGAAAGGAATGCCCATCAAGCCGGGTTCGATGGGAAAACCGACGCCGGGCAACCGCGTCGAAATTATCGATGAAAACGGCGAGCCGTGCCCGCCCGGACAAGTCGGCGACATCGCCGTTCATATCGAAACGCCGGCGCTGTTTAAGTATTATTACAAAGATCCAGAGCGGACGGCGATGCAGTTCCGCGGCGACTACTACATCACGGGGGACAAAGCGCGCAAAGACGAGGACGGCTATTTCTGGTTTGAAGGCCGCGGGGATGACATCATCATCAGCGCCGGCTATACGATCGGCCCGTTTGAAGTGGAAGACGCGCTTGTCAAGCATCCAGCCGTCAAAGAGTGCGCCGTCGTCGCCAGTCCGGATGAAGTGCGCGGCCATGTGGTGAAAGCGTTCGTCGTGCTGCGCGACGGGATCGACAAAGACGATCCATCTTTGATTCCAGCCCTGCAAGAACATGTGAAACAGTTGACGGCGCCGTATAAATACCCGCGCAAAATCGAGTTTGTCGATGATTTGCCGAAAACGGCGTCTGGAAAAATTCGCCGCGTCGAGCTGCGCGAGCGGGAAGCCCGCTTTGCCGGCCGGTCGTCGTAA